The Chitinophagales bacterium genome includes a window with the following:
- a CDS encoding type II toxin-antitoxin system VapB family antitoxin, with the protein MKTNIEIDDALLEKVMKLAQIKTKKEAVHRALKAYLTNIKQQELTALSGKVKWEGNLDEMRRD; encoded by the coding sequence ATGAAAACCAATATAGAAATAGATGATGCGCTTTTGGAAAAAGTGATGAAATTGGCACAAATCAAAACCAAAAAGGAAGCAGTTCATAGAGCATTAAAAGCTTATTTGACAAATATAAAACAACAAGAGCTTACAGCACTTTCCGGCAAGGTCAAATGGGAAGGAAACCTGGATGAAATGCGTAGAGACTGA
- a CDS encoding LysE family transporter has product MIDHPIIEGALFGLGTILFTGPVFFTLVNASLQHGFWGGISVATGIIVSDILASAICFFGLYQYFEEEISEFTLGVLAVGILTFLAMRFILFPPADMSGKAKKNVKDLFSGFSYGFLVNFVNPFVFAVWLGIIAYASNKYPDNAGSFVVAMLSTVFILDILRAYFAGYLRKWLKPKTLKIIFRLFGVILIAFVIRIIYFLTQL; this is encoded by the coding sequence TTGATTGATCATCCCATCATTGAAGGTGCTTTATTTGGTCTGGGCACAATTTTATTCACCGGCCCGGTTTTTTTCACATTGGTCAATGCCTCCCTCCAGCACGGGTTTTGGGGTGGCATTTCTGTAGCTACAGGAATTATAGTAAGTGATATTCTTGCTTCTGCCATTTGTTTTTTTGGGCTTTATCAATACTTTGAAGAAGAAATATCTGAATTTACACTTGGTGTTCTGGCTGTTGGTATTCTTACTTTTTTAGCTATGCGTTTCATTTTATTTCCTCCGGCAGATATGAGTGGAAAAGCCAAAAAAAATGTAAAAGATTTGTTTAGTGGTTTTTCTTATGGCTTTCTGGTGAATTTTGTGAACCCATTTGTATTTGCTGTTTGGCTGGGCATTATCGCTTATGCTTCTAATAAATATCCTGACAATGCAGGCAGTTTTGTAGTTGCAATGCTTAGCACTGTATTTATTTTAGATATTTTAAGAGCCTATTTTGCAGGATATCTGAGAAAATGGCTAAAGCCTAAAACACTTAAAATTATTTTTCGCTTGTTTGGTGTAATACTTATAGCATTCGTAATAAGAATTATTTACTTTCTGACTCAACTTTGA
- a CDS encoding ribonuclease HII: MASLFPQKSCSKILRAYLNKGRIEAGCDEAGRGCLAGPVFAAAVILREDFSDELLNDSKQMSLKNRLLLRKKIMEEALSYSIVAVDQKEIDAINILRASIMGMQRAVRQLSTRPDFLLIDGNRFYPFEDYKYECIIKGDGKFMSIAAASILAKTERDIYMEKIHEDFPHYDWKNNKGYPTKAHRAAILKHGSCEHHRQSFRLLPVKQGKLF; encoded by the coding sequence ATGGCCTCATTATTTCCCCAAAAAAGCTGCTCTAAAATTTTACGAGCCTACCTAAATAAAGGAAGAATAGAAGCCGGCTGCGATGAGGCTGGCAGAGGCTGTTTAGCAGGGCCGGTATTCGCTGCTGCCGTCATTTTACGAGAAGATTTTTCTGATGAATTGCTCAATGATTCCAAGCAAATGAGTTTGAAAAACCGTTTGCTTCTACGCAAAAAAATAATGGAAGAAGCACTGTCATACTCCATTGTGGCTGTGGATCAAAAGGAAATTGATGCAATCAATATTTTACGCGCATCGATTATGGGTATGCAGAGGGCGGTTAGGCAATTGAGCACTCGCCCCGATTTTCTACTCATCGATGGCAATCGCTTTTATCCTTTTGAGGATTATAAATACGAATGCATCATAAAAGGGGATGGGAAATTTATGTCCATTGCTGCAGCATCGATTTTGGCCAAGACCGAGCGGGATATTTATATGGAAAAAATTCATGAGGATTTTCCGCATTACGATTGGAAAAATAACAAAGGCTACCCGACCAAGGCGCACCGTGCTGCCATTTTAAAACACGGTTCTTGCGAGCATCACCGACAGAGTTTTCGCTTACTACCTGTAAAGCAGGGGAAGTTGTTTTAG
- a CDS encoding polysaccharide biosynthesis C-terminal domain-containing protein, with the protein MNPLKKLAGQTVLYGLSSVIGRFLNYLLVPLYTNIFLPEAYGVVTEFYAYVGFFVVLLTYGMETAYFNFASGKKGDEKESYYATGLWSLLGTTSVFLFLALVFSPQIATFLEYPNNPEYIQYFAWILTLDALSALPFARLRLENKAARFAGIKILNISINIGANLFFLVLLPWLIKNEILESLHFLYNPEIGVAYIFISNLLASIVTLIFLLPLFKGLKIGWSPRQWKPMVKYALPLMVVGFAGIVNEMADRIMLKQLLPFELKERMAMIGIYGANYKIAILMTLFIQAFRYAAEPFFFNQASSKDAKKLYVKVLDFFVLFGCLVFLGVLFYIDIVQYFIGEAYRSGLKAVPVLLMANLFLGIQINISIWYKLTGQTKTGALIALATAFITVLFNFLLIPEFYYMGSAWATLIAYVSMVIMTALAGHKYYPVKYNWEKITLYILTALALYLLSANLDLLFQMETTTRLLINTILLLPFILLIWILERKIKG; encoded by the coding sequence TTGAATCCCCTGAAAAAGCTAGCCGGACAAACAGTACTGTATGGACTGAGTAGTGTAATAGGTCGTTTTCTGAATTACCTACTTGTCCCGCTATATACCAATATATTCCTACCCGAGGCATACGGTGTTGTAACAGAATTCTACGCCTATGTAGGTTTTTTTGTTGTATTACTGACCTATGGCATGGAGACGGCTTATTTCAATTTTGCCTCAGGGAAAAAAGGAGATGAAAAAGAAAGCTATTATGCTACAGGACTGTGGTCGCTGCTTGGTACTACATCTGTTTTTTTGTTTTTAGCACTTGTATTTTCTCCCCAAATAGCCACTTTTCTGGAATATCCCAATAACCCGGAGTACATTCAGTATTTTGCATGGATACTTACATTAGATGCACTGTCAGCACTACCTTTTGCACGCTTACGCTTAGAAAATAAAGCTGCCCGCTTTGCAGGCATCAAGATTTTAAACATCAGCATTAATATTGGTGCCAATCTCTTTTTCCTGGTGTTGCTGCCCTGGCTTATTAAAAATGAAATATTGGAGTCTTTGCACTTTCTCTACAATCCTGAAATTGGTGTGGCCTATATTTTCATTTCTAATTTGCTCGCAAGTATTGTTACGCTGATTTTCCTGCTTCCGCTTTTCAAAGGGCTAAAAATTGGCTGGAGCCCAAGGCAGTGGAAACCCATGGTAAAATATGCACTACCACTTATGGTAGTAGGATTTGCAGGTATTGTTAACGAAATGGCCGACCGGATAATGCTCAAACAGCTATTGCCTTTTGAGCTAAAGGAAAGAATGGCAATGATTGGTATCTATGGAGCCAATTATAAAATTGCCATTTTAATGACTCTTTTTATCCAGGCATTTCGCTATGCTGCCGAACCATTTTTCTTCAATCAGGCCAGTTCCAAAGATGCAAAAAAACTGTATGTCAAAGTACTGGATTTCTTTGTACTGTTTGGGTGCCTGGTTTTTCTTGGGGTGCTTTTCTATATAGATATAGTCCAGTATTTTATTGGCGAAGCTTATCGTTCCGGGCTCAAAGCAGTGCCCGTGTTGTTAATGGCCAATTTGTTCCTCGGAATTCAAATCAATATTTCTATTTGGTACAAGCTCACCGGCCAAACCAAAACCGGGGCACTAATTGCGCTGGCAACTGCTTTCATCACTGTACTGTTTAACTTTCTGTTGATTCCTGAATTCTATTATATGGGATCAGCCTGGGCTACACTAATAGCATATGTATCAATGGTGATTATGACAGCCCTTGCCGGTCATAAATATTACCCGGTAAAATACAATTGGGAGAAGATCACTTTATACATTCTTACAGCGCTTGCATTGTATTTGCTCAGTGCCAACCTGGATTTGCTATTTCAAATGGAGACCACTACCAGATTACTGATCAATACCATTTTGTTGCTGCCTTTTATATTGCTGATTTGGATATTGGAAAGAAAGATAAAAGGTTAG
- the rraA gene encoding ribonuclease E activity regulator RraA — protein sequence MQFKTADLSDEHREILQVAQPIFLSFGAKPKFCGEIVTVKLFEDNVLAKEQLGKDGTGKVLVVDGGGSERVALMGDNVAALAIKNGWEGVVIFGCIRDAADIDEMGIGIRAIGTHPFKSHKKGEGDVQITVQFAGCTFQPGHFLYADEDGLIISPKKLL from the coding sequence ATGCAATTTAAAACAGCAGATTTAAGCGATGAGCACAGGGAAATCCTACAAGTAGCCCAGCCTATTTTTCTTTCATTCGGTGCAAAGCCGAAATTTTGCGGTGAAATCGTTACCGTAAAATTATTTGAGGACAATGTATTGGCCAAAGAACAATTGGGCAAAGACGGCACCGGAAAAGTGCTGGTTGTTGATGGAGGGGGGTCAGAGCGTGTGGCTCTGATGGGCGACAATGTGGCTGCCCTGGCGATTAAAAATGGCTGGGAAGGAGTCGTGATTTTTGGCTGTATTCGCGATGCTGCCGATATTGACGAAATGGGAATCGGGATTCGCGCCATTGGCACCCATCCTTTTAAAAGCCACAAAAAAGGCGAAGGCGATGTGCAAATTACCGTACAATTTGCCGGTTGCACCTTTCAGCCCGGGCACTTTCTTTATGCAGATGAAGATGGCCTCATTATTTCCCCAAAAAAGCTGCTCTAA
- a CDS encoding AAA family ATPase: MAFNRLIINNLEDWKNSSNRKPLILRGARQVGKTTLVKQFAKNYSNAIFLNLEKAEHLNYFETYDNVLKIINALLLNHNIPSSATKNTLLFIDEIQESPKAIQLLRYFYEELPELHVIAAGSLLEFAMRHIKSFPVGRVEYLYLYPLNFIEYLKAIEHHAALEQIEKIPLSDFAHNTLIELFNEYAIIGGMPEIVKTYTESKSLSDLPKVYESIWESYKNDVEKYTSHEADRKVIKHVMGSAHLYVDQRIKFQNFGNSNYKSREVGEAMRNLDAAKIIQLIYPTTEIEPPVKPDLRKSPRLQFLDTGLLNYTLGIQAELLALKDLSNSYKGAIIPQLITQELMSLNTISSSKPNFWVREKSQASSEVDLVVVYKDKLIPIEIKSGSIGKLKSLHQFIDRSKHPYAVRIYAGEFSVEKHQTNAGNTFLLMNLPYYLGTKIPDYIAHFVEEYKV, translated from the coding sequence ATGGCTTTTAATAGACTGATAATCAATAATCTTGAGGATTGGAAGAATTCAAGTAATAGAAAACCCCTTATTTTAAGAGGTGCCAGACAGGTGGGAAAGACTACTTTGGTAAAACAATTTGCCAAAAACTACTCCAATGCTATTTTTTTAAATCTAGAGAAAGCAGAGCATCTAAATTATTTTGAAACATATGATAATGTGCTAAAAATTATAAATGCTTTATTGCTAAACCATAATATCCCTAGTAGTGCAACAAAAAATACCTTATTGTTTATAGATGAAATTCAGGAATCACCAAAAGCCATTCAGTTACTGCGCTATTTCTATGAAGAATTGCCCGAATTGCATGTAATAGCTGCCGGATCTTTGTTGGAGTTTGCCATGCGTCACATAAAAAGCTTTCCTGTGGGCAGGGTGGAATACCTTTATTTATATCCCTTGAATTTTATCGAGTACCTAAAGGCCATCGAACACCATGCTGCATTGGAACAAATTGAGAAAATCCCCCTTTCCGATTTTGCACACAATACACTGATTGAGCTGTTTAATGAATATGCCATTATTGGCGGTATGCCCGAAATCGTTAAAACTTATACTGAAAGCAAAAGCCTGAGCGATTTGCCAAAAGTGTATGAAAGTATATGGGAGAGTTATAAAAATGATGTTGAAAAATATACAAGTCATGAGGCTGATCGAAAGGTCATAAAGCATGTTATGGGCTCAGCACATTTGTATGTAGATCAGCGCATTAAGTTCCAGAATTTCGGAAATTCAAATTATAAATCGAGAGAGGTTGGTGAAGCCATGCGCAATTTGGATGCTGCTAAAATCATTCAACTGATTTACCCTACAACTGAGATAGAGCCCCCTGTAAAACCCGATCTTAGAAAATCTCCAAGGCTTCAGTTTCTAGATACAGGGCTTTTAAATTATACCCTGGGAATCCAAGCTGAGTTACTGGCCCTAAAGGATTTGAGCAATTCCTATAAAGGAGCAATAATTCCTCAACTGATTACGCAGGAATTAATGTCATTGAACACCATCAGCAGCTCAAAACCCAATTTTTGGGTGAGGGAAAAAAGCCAGGCTTCTTCAGAAGTTGATCTGGTAGTTGTTTACAAGGATAAATTGATTCCCATTGAAATAAAATCGGGGAGTATTGGAAAACTAAAATCATTGCACCAATTTATAGACCGCAGTAAGCACCCTTATGCTGTGAGAATATATGCCGGGGAATTTTCAGTTGAAAAACACCAAACCAATGCGGGAAACACCTTTTTGCTTATGAACCTTCCTTACTATTTGGGAACCAAAATCCCTGATTATATTGCGCACTTTGTAGAGGAGTATAAGGTTTAG
- a CDS encoding tetratricopeptide repeat protein, which translates to MINQSKYTIWIFFLILIPLIAFGGRKDKKKKKNKKEQQLSKSDKVAVQSMYLDATKAKILEDFQEAVNKFEKVVRMDPGNSAAFYELALLFYKSKQYEEALKYINEAVKTDESKNKWYLILQGEINAQMGNNKAAAETYSKLLEHYPKEIDYYFELAFQQIKSEDYKAALKTYEALEDIIGFNENIALQKQRLYIKMDDLESAIVEINRLIDMDPENPEYYHALADLYRTNKMPEKEVEVYKKIMELDSDNPFALFNLAEIKRKEGDREAYMEYLKKAFRNEEVGEDTKIRVLFPYLTNPETDTLERKEAMELVEIAAEVHPQSAKVFALYGDFYYQDNKLDKAREKYTRALENDNSVFEVWQQLFFILSDQQDYNELLERTDNALELFPNQAIIYFFNGMALNQQKKHQEAVDILEAGKDLVVNNKALKSQMLATLGDAYNSLEKYPKSDEAFEAALELDPENSYVMNNYSYYLSLRGENLERAKELSKKSNELEPNTVSFQDTYGWILYKMKEFNEAEKWIKKALDNGGEDNAVILEHYGDILYKLGKEEEALQYWKKAAMNGSESDLINKKIADKKLYE; encoded by the coding sequence ATGATAAATCAATCAAAATATACAATCTGGATTTTCTTTCTTATTCTGATTCCACTAATTGCATTTGGTGGCCGAAAGGATAAAAAGAAGAAAAAAAACAAAAAAGAACAGCAATTGTCAAAATCTGATAAGGTTGCTGTACAAAGTATGTACCTAGATGCTACTAAAGCCAAAATACTTGAAGATTTCCAAGAAGCTGTAAATAAATTCGAGAAAGTAGTTCGAATGGATCCCGGTAATTCAGCAGCTTTCTATGAATTGGCCTTGCTATTTTACAAATCAAAACAGTATGAAGAAGCACTCAAGTATATCAATGAAGCTGTAAAAACAGATGAAAGCAAAAACAAATGGTATCTGATATTACAGGGCGAAATCAATGCCCAAATGGGCAATAATAAAGCTGCAGCGGAAACCTACTCCAAACTACTGGAGCATTACCCCAAAGAGATAGACTATTATTTTGAATTGGCTTTTCAACAAATCAAATCAGAAGATTATAAAGCAGCATTAAAAACCTATGAAGCATTAGAAGATATAATAGGTTTTAATGAAAATATTGCCTTACAAAAACAGCGGCTTTATATCAAAATGGATGATTTAGAAAGTGCGATTGTGGAAATCAATCGCTTAATTGACATGGATCCTGAAAATCCCGAATACTATCATGCACTTGCGGATCTTTACAGAACCAACAAAATGCCCGAAAAAGAAGTAGAGGTCTATAAAAAAATCATGGAATTAGACTCTGACAACCCCTTTGCTCTTTTTAATCTTGCAGAAATCAAACGTAAAGAGGGAGACCGGGAAGCCTATATGGAATACCTAAAAAAAGCTTTCCGAAATGAAGAAGTTGGTGAAGACACAAAAATCAGGGTGCTATTTCCTTATCTCACCAACCCCGAAACCGATACACTGGAACGAAAAGAAGCAATGGAGCTTGTAGAAATAGCTGCTGAAGTACACCCTCAAAGCGCCAAAGTATTTGCCCTTTATGGTGATTTTTATTACCAGGATAATAAATTAGACAAAGCACGTGAAAAATATACAAGAGCTTTAGAAAACGACAACAGCGTATTTGAAGTATGGCAACAATTATTCTTTATCTTATCAGATCAGCAAGATTATAATGAATTGCTCGAACGCACTGATAATGCCCTGGAATTATTTCCCAATCAGGCCATCATATATTTCTTCAATGGAATGGCGCTGAATCAGCAAAAAAAACATCAGGAAGCTGTTGATATTTTAGAAGCCGGAAAAGACCTTGTAGTCAACAACAAGGCATTAAAATCACAAATGCTGGCTACTTTAGGCGATGCCTACAATAGCCTTGAGAAATATCCAAAATCTGATGAAGCTTTTGAAGCAGCCCTGGAGCTTGATCCGGAGAATTCCTATGTCATGAACAACTACAGCTATTATCTCTCATTAAGAGGAGAAAATCTGGAGCGCGCAAAAGAGCTGTCTAAAAAATCGAATGAACTGGAGCCCAATACTGTTTCATTTCAAGATACTTACGGTTGGATTCTATACAAAATGAAAGAATTCAATGAAGCAGAAAAATGGATTAAAAAAGCCCTTGATAATGGCGGGGAGGACAATGCTGTAATACTGGAACACTATGGAGATATTCTGTATAAACTCGGTAAAGAAGAAGAAGCACTTCAATATTGGAAGAAAGCTGCAATGAATGGCTCTGAATCAGACCTGATCAATAAGAAAATTGCCGACAAAAAGCTTTATGAATAG
- a CDS encoding sugar phosphate nucleotidyltransferase, translated as MKIIVPMAGIGSRLRPHTLTIPKPLVPVGGKPIVQRLVEDIAEMSEEPIDEIAFIIGDFGEQVKRDLKEIAANLGAEGKVYYQEEALGTAHAILCADKSLEGNIIVAFADTLFRADFKLDKEKDGVIYVKQIDDPSAFGIVKLDENNHITDFVEKPETFITDLAIIGIYYFKDGNWLKEELKYLIDNNIKDKGEFQLTNALENMKEKGAAFVPGKVNEWLDCGNKDATVHTNQRILELDKNDLVASSVKSENSVIIPPCFIGENVQLKNSVVGPHVSIGAYSIVKNSIVKNSIIQKHSIIEKKIFKDSMIGNNAKIEGTYDDLSLGDFSQSK; from the coding sequence ATGAAGATAATCGTGCCCATGGCCGGAATCGGCAGTAGATTGAGACCACATACATTAACTATCCCCAAACCACTTGTTCCTGTTGGTGGAAAACCCATTGTTCAAAGATTGGTTGAAGATATTGCTGAAATGAGCGAAGAACCCATTGATGAAATTGCATTCATCATTGGTGATTTTGGCGAACAGGTGAAAAGAGACTTAAAAGAAATAGCTGCAAATCTCGGTGCAGAAGGAAAGGTTTATTACCAGGAAGAAGCATTGGGTACAGCCCATGCTATTCTTTGCGCTGATAAATCGCTGGAAGGCAATATTATTGTAGCTTTTGCCGACACACTCTTTCGTGCAGATTTCAAATTAGACAAAGAAAAAGATGGGGTTATTTATGTCAAGCAAATTGATGATCCTTCTGCTTTTGGTATCGTAAAACTTGATGAAAACAACCACATCACCGATTTTGTAGAAAAACCGGAAACTTTTATAACAGACCTGGCCATTATTGGTATCTACTATTTTAAAGATGGAAATTGGCTTAAAGAAGAGTTAAAATATCTTATAGATAACAATATCAAGGACAAAGGTGAGTTTCAACTGACCAATGCTTTGGAGAATATGAAGGAAAAAGGAGCTGCATTTGTGCCCGGAAAAGTCAATGAATGGCTTGACTGTGGAAATAAAGATGCAACGGTACACACCAATCAACGGATTTTAGAACTCGACAAAAACGATTTGGTAGCTTCAAGTGTTAAAAGTGAAAACTCCGTGATTATACCACCATGTTTTATAGGAGAAAATGTGCAACTTAAAAATTCCGTTGTAGGTCCGCATGTTTCCATAGGTGCCTATAGTATTGTGAAAAACAGCATTGTAAAAAACAGCATTATTCAAAAGCACTCAATAATTGAAAAAAAAATCTTTAAAGACTCAATGATTGGAAACAATGCCAAAATTGAAGGCACATATGACGATCTGAGTCTTGGAGACTTCAGCCAAAGCAAATGA
- the dut gene encoding dUTP diphosphatase: protein MKIKIVNQSHHALPEYKTSGSAGMDIRAFLDAPVELAPLERKLIKTGLFLELPENHEAQIRPRSGLAFKKGITVLNSPGTIDADYRGEVGIILVNLSNESFTINDGERIAQMVIKPVNQYKWEAVEVLETSERGAGGFGSTGNK from the coding sequence ATGAAAATAAAAATAGTAAATCAATCACATCACGCACTGCCTGAATACAAAACCTCGGGCTCGGCAGGAATGGATATTCGCGCTTTTTTAGATGCCCCTGTTGAACTGGCCCCATTAGAAAGAAAGCTGATCAAAACCGGGCTTTTTTTAGAATTGCCTGAGAACCATGAAGCACAAATTCGCCCCAGAAGTGGGCTGGCTTTTAAAAAGGGCATCACTGTATTGAACAGTCCAGGTACCATTGATGCTGATTATCGTGGTGAAGTGGGGATTATTCTGGTCAATTTATCCAATGAAAGCTTCACAATCAATGATGGAGAACGTATTGCTCAAATGGTGATAAAACCCGTGAACCAGTACAAATGGGAAGCAGTAGAGGTATTAGAAACCTCTGAAAGAGGTGCCGGAGGTTTTGGCTCCACAGGTAATAAATAA